The Streptomyces sp. NBC_01244 genome contains a region encoding:
- the gatC gene encoding Asp-tRNA(Asn)/Glu-tRNA(Gln) amidotransferase subunit GatC: protein MPGITREEVAHLARLARLELKSEELDHFAGQLDDIIGAVARVSEVADQDVPPTSHPLPLTNVMRADEVRPSLTPEQALSGAPAQEQQRFKVPQILGED, encoded by the coding sequence ATGCCTGGCATCACGCGCGAGGAGGTCGCCCACCTCGCTCGGCTGGCACGTCTGGAGCTGAAGAGCGAAGAGCTCGACCACTTCGCTGGACAGCTCGACGACATCATCGGCGCGGTCGCCCGCGTTTCCGAGGTCGCCGACCAAGACGTCCCGCCGACCTCCCACCCGCTGCCGCTGACGAACGTCATGCGCGCGGACGAGGTCCGTCCGTCGCTCACCCCCGAGCAGGCGCTTTCCGGCGCTCCCGCCCAGGAGCAGCAGCGTTTCAAGGTGCCGCAGATCCTGGGGGAGGACTAA
- a CDS encoding nucleoside 2-deoxyribosyltransferase domain-containing protein: MEAPVRYRTVPGDPPSVFLAGGITHCPSWQPEAARELADFVVFNPRRTDFDVSDTSQTDIQIAWEYAHLLRADLTLFWFPACEASLTVQPITLYELGAAAATPGRRLVVGADPGYPRRADVVTQLSLSRPDLTVHSTLPETVTAARAELTVPA; encoded by the coding sequence GTGGAAGCACCGGTCCGGTACCGCACCGTGCCGGGCGATCCGCCGTCCGTCTTCCTGGCGGGCGGGATCACGCACTGCCCGAGCTGGCAGCCGGAGGCGGCGCGGGAGCTGGCCGACTTCGTCGTGTTCAACCCGCGGCGGACGGACTTCGACGTGTCCGACACGTCGCAGACGGACATCCAGATCGCGTGGGAGTACGCGCATCTGCTGCGGGCGGACCTGACGCTGTTCTGGTTCCCCGCGTGCGAGGCGTCGCTGACGGTCCAGCCGATCACCCTCTACGAACTCGGCGCGGCCGCGGCCACCCCCGGCCGCCGCCTGGTCGTCGGCGCCGACCCCGGCTACCCGCGGCGCGCGGACGTCGTCACGCAGCTGTCCCTGTCCAGGCCGGACCTCACCGTCCACTCCACACTTCCCGAAACGGTGACCGCGGCCCGCGCCGAGCTGACCGTCCCGGCCTGA